The Equus quagga isolate Etosha38 chromosome 2, UCLA_HA_Equagga_1.0, whole genome shotgun sequence genome has a window encoding:
- the TDRD1 gene encoding tudor domain-containing protein 1: MMSRNNLETSACKMTEPFNFEKNQSKLPSHDSLRSPGGHANHPNFRLKSPENGNKKNNFLLCEQTKQFLASQEDNSVSSSSNGTSGEVVGSKGDRKTLPTGNSVSLLNVGNNLPPKEVNSKPSNNVLPAKSRKIHTLVENSLSVNNPALFNSLGPPLRSTTCHRCGLFGSLRCSQCKQTYYCSRACQRRDWSAHSIICKPVQQNFHKPEDDKSPSETKNVEVKNESDYPLGVPEKAICADKIMFSDLRSVQLRKTMEIKGTVTEFKHPSDFYVQLYSSEVLEYMNQLSASLKETHANMVHEEDYIPVKGEVCVAKYTVDETWNRVIVQDVDMLQKTAQVLYIDYGNEEVIPVKRIHQLNRSIDLFPPCAIKCFVANVIPAEGNWSNDCIKTIKSLLMEQYCSLKIVDVIEEEVLSFAVDVMLPSSGKLLDHVLVEMGYGLKPKGQNSKKQSADPSDPEDVGKVTAESKIVVDRSDLIPKVLTLNVGDEFCGVVAHIQTPEDFFCQQLQSGHKLAELQASLSEYCGQVSPRSDFYPTIGDICCAQFSEDDQWYRASILAYASEESVLVGYVDYGNFEILSLTRLCPITPKLLELPMQAIKCVLAGVKPSLGIWTPEAVCLMKKSVQNKMMTVKVVDKLENSSLVELIDTSVTPHISVAKVLIDTGFAVGETGALTDKPSDRKETSVPPGVEAKLNPLVWTWVELAVDQTVDVVVCMIYSPGEFYCHVLKEDALKKLDDLNKSLAEYCQQKLPNDFKAEIGQPCCAFFAGDGNWYRALVKEILPNGNVKVHFVDYGNSEEVTADELQMMPSTFLKLPFQGIQCWLVDIQPRNTHWTKEAIARFQMCVAGIKLQARVVEITENGVGIELTDLSTCYPRIIGDVLIDEHLVLKVGSPCKDLPNNSPVNKHDLQIDPQIDTPGLQAISSAEQWKTIELPVNKIVQASILEIINLNLFYALPSEMPEDQEKLCILTAEMLEYCNAQKSRSSYRPRIGDACCARYTNDDFWYRAIVLGTSDTDVKVLYADYGNIETLPLSRVQPISTNHLELPFQIIKCSLEGLMELNGSCSKLIIELLKNFMLNQNVMLSVKGIVKNVHTVSVEKCSENGTASIADKLVMCGLAKNMTAKKQNALNKEETYRMNYCCTELRKQVEKHEQILLFLLNNPTNQNKFIEMKKLLKS; encoded by the exons ATGATGTCAAGAAATAATCTGGAGACATCTGCTTGTAAAATGACAGAGccatttaattttgagaaaaatcaaagcaaGCTTCCATCACATGATTCTTTAAGAAGTCCTGGAGGACATGCTAACCATCCTAATTTCAGGTTGAAAAGCCcagagaatggaaataaaaagaacaattttttgCTTTGTGAGCAAACCAAACAGTTTTTGGCTAGTCAAGAAGACAACTCAGTGTCTTCAAGCTCTAATGGCACCAGTGGAGAAGTGGTTGGATCCAAGGGAGACAGGAAGACACTGCCAACAG GAAACTCAGTGTCACTGTTAAATGTTGGAAATAATTTACCACCCAAGGAAGTAAATAgt aAGCCGAGCAATAATGTGCTTCCTGCAAAGtcaagaaaaatacatacattgGTTGAGAATTCCTTATCCGTAAATAATCCGGCGCTCTTCAACTCCTTAGGACCTCCTCTTCGGTCAACAACTTGCCATCGCTGTGGCCTGTTTG GCTCGCTGAGGTGTTCACAGTGCAAGCAGACCTACTATTGCTCCAGAGCGTGCCAGAGACGAGACTGGTCAGCACACAGCATCATTTGCAAACCTGTTCAGCAAAA TTTCCACAAACCTGAAGATGATAAATCGCCTTCTGAAACAAAGAACGTGGAAGTGAAAAATGAG AGTGACTATCCCCTTGGAGTTCCTGAAAAAGCCATTTGTGCtgataaaataatgttttctgatTTGAGAAGTGTACAACTCAGGAAAACCATGGAAATAAAG GGTACAGTTACTGAATTCAAACACCCAAGTGACTTTTATGTGCAGCTATATTCTTCAGAAGTTTTAGAATACATGAACCAACTCTCTGCAAGCTTAAAGGAAACACATGCAAATATGGTGCATGAAGAAGATTATATTCCTGTTAAGGGGGAAGTTTGTGTTGCCAAGTACACTGTTGATGAG ACCTGGAACAGAGTAATAGTACAAGATGTTGATATGCTGCAGAAGACGGCTCAAGTCTTATATATTGAttatggaaatgaagaagtaattCCAGTAAAGAGAATTCACCAATTAAACAGAAGCATAGACTTGTTTCCTCCTTGT GCCATAAAGTGCTTTGTGGCCAATGTTATCCCAGCAGAGGGGAACTGGAGCAATGATTGTATCAAAACCATTAAGTCACTGTTAATGGAGCAATACTGCTCTCTAAAGATTGTCGACGTCATAGAAGAGGAAGTGCTTAGCTTTGCTGTGGATGTTATGCTGCCAAGTTCAG GAAAACTCTTAGACCACGTGCTTGTAGAAATGGGATATGGCTTGAAACCCAAGGGACAAAACTCTAAGAAGCAAAGTGCAGATCCAA GTGATCCTGAAGACGTTGGAAAAGTGACAGCTGAAAGCAAAATCGTAGTAGACAGAAGCGACCTAATCCCCAAAGTGTTAACTTTGAATGTAGGGGATGAGTTTTGTGGTGTGGTTGCCCACATTCAGACTCCAGAAGACTTCTTTTGTCAACAACTACAAAGTGGAC ATAAGCTCGCTGAACTTCAGGCATCCCTTAGCGAGTACTGTGGTCAGGTGTCTCCACGCTCGGATTTCTATCCAACCATTGGTGATATCTGTTGTGCTCAGTTCTCAG AGGATGATCAGTGGTACCGTGCCTCTATTTTGGCTTATGCGTCTGAAGAATCTGTACTCGTTGGATATGTGGATTACGGAAACTTTGAAATCCTTAGTTTGACAAGACTTTGTCCCATAACACCAAAGTTGTTGGAACTGCCAATGCAAGCTATAAAGTGTGTGCTGGCAG GAGTAAAGCCATCATTAGGAATTTGGACTCCAGAAGCTGTTTGTCTGATGAAAAAAAGTGTGCAGAACAAAATGATGACAGTGAAAGTAGTGGACAAGTTGGAAAACAGTTCCCTGGTGGAACTTATAGATACATCCGTGACACCTCACATCAGCGTTGCTAAAGTTCTCATAGACACAGGCTTCGCTGTGGGGGAAACGGGGGCCCTGACAGATAAACCCAGTGACAGGAAAGAAACTAGTG TTCCCCCAGGTGTAGAAGCAAAATTAAATCCATTGGTGTGGACGTGGGTTGAACTTGCTGTTGACCAAACAGTAGATGTTGTGGTCTGTATGATATACAGTCCTGGAGAATTTTATTGTCATGTGCTTAAAGAGGATG CTTTAAAGAAACTTGATGATTTGAATAAATCTCTAGCAGAATATTGCCAGCAGAAGTTGCCTAATGATTTTAAGGCAGAAATAGGGCAACCTTGTTGTGCTTTTTTTGCAG GTGATGGTAATTGGTATCGGGCTTTAGTCAAGGAAATCTTACCAAATGGAAACGTTAAAGTACACTTTGTGGATTATGGAAACAGTGAAGAAGTTACTGCAGATGAACTCCAAATGATGCCATCAACGTTTTTAAAGCTTCCGTTTCAAGGGATTCAGTGCTGGTTAGTAG ATATACAGCCTAGAAACACACATTGGACTAAAGAAGCCATTGCAAGATTTCAGATGTGTGTTGCAGGGATAAAACTCCAAGCCCGAGTGGTGGAAATCACTGAGAATGGAGTGGGAATTGAACTCACTGATCTTTCCACTTGTTATCCCAGAATAATTGGTGATGTTCTGATTGATGAGCATCTGGTCTTAAAAGTAGGTTCACCATGTAAAGACTTGCCAAATAACAGCCCTGTTAACAAACATGATCTTCAAATTGACCCTCAAATTGACACCCCAGGGCTACAAG cCATCTCTTCAGCTGAGCAGTGGAAGACGATAGAATTGCCAGTTAATAAAATTGTGCAAGCAAGCATATTAGAAATCATAAACTTAAACTTATTTTATGCACTACCAAGTGAGATGCCTG aagatCAGGAAAAACTGTGTATATTGACAGCTGAAATGTTAGAATATTGCAATGCTCAGAAAAGTCGATCGTCTTACAGACCAAGAATTGGAGATGCGTGCTGTGCCAGATACACAA ATGATGATTTCTGGTACCGAGCCATTGTTCTGGGGACTTCAGATACAGATGTGAAAGTGCTGTATGCAGACTATGGAAACATTGAAACTCTGCCTCTTTCCAGAGTGCAGCCCATCTCCACCAACCACTTGGAGCTTCCTTTCCAAATTATTAAATGTTCCCTTGAAG GACTAATGGAATTGAATGGAAGCTGTTCCAAGTTAATAATAGAGCTACTAAAAAATTTCATGTTGAATCAGAATGTAATGCTTTCTGTAAAAGGAATTGTCAAGAATGTCCATACAGTGTCGGTTGAGAAATGTTCTGAGAATGGTACTGCCAGTATAGCTGATAAGCTGGTGATGTGTGGACTGGCAAAAAACATGACAGCTAAAAAGCAAAATGCTTTAAATAAAG AAGAAACATACAGGATGAATTACTGCTGCACAGAGTTACGGAAGCAA GTTGAAAAACACGAACagattcttctcttcctcttaaaCAATCCAAccaatcaaaataaatttattgaaatgaagaaattgtTAAAAAGTTAA